In the genome of Marispirochaeta sp., one region contains:
- a CDS encoding diguanylate cyclase: MTRILLIDSNSGDLEKMNRYLVEEGYGVLSAGSSGEALSYLKEEDIHIILIDLDVTDPPWRELAIEFRKRYFQCPLQIILTAHEKQRLNDALEEGADDYIQKPVRKLEFQTRIKAAYIRLRSQMRLFEEREFFRQAVKQEEELASKILDRHLHLKQTLEVIETEKEELERTKAKLERIAKYDMLSGLLNRMSLFSIIDIEIDRALRTEVPLSGIMMDIDHFKPINDNYGHPVGDMVIKEIGNLLQETLRKYDQAGRYGGEEFFMVLPNTYKDQAFAIAERFRLSLMERKIDSGDFELSVTASLGVAQYHSGESREAWIARADAAMYRAKQNGRNLTRIE, translated from the coding sequence ATGACCCGTATTCTGTTAATTGACAGCAACTCCGGTGATCTTGAAAAGATGAACCGTTACTTGGTGGAAGAAGGGTATGGTGTATTAAGTGCCGGAAGTTCCGGCGAAGCTCTTTCGTATCTTAAAGAAGAAGACATTCATATTATCCTCATCGACCTTGATGTAACTGATCCCCCTTGGCGGGAGCTGGCCATCGAGTTCAGAAAGCGATATTTCCAGTGTCCCCTGCAGATTATTTTAACTGCCCATGAAAAGCAGCGTCTCAATGATGCATTGGAGGAGGGGGCCGATGATTATATTCAGAAGCCCGTCCGTAAACTTGAGTTTCAGACCCGCATAAAGGCCGCATATATTCGTTTAAGAAGTCAGATGCGGCTTTTTGAGGAGCGGGAATTCTTCCGTCAGGCGGTTAAGCAGGAGGAGGAACTTGCCAGCAAGATTCTGGATCGCCACCTGCACCTGAAACAGACCCTGGAAGTAATAGAGACGGAAAAAGAGGAGCTTGAACGCACAAAGGCCAAGCTGGAACGAATAGCCAAATACGACATGCTGTCCGGTCTTTTGAACCGGATGAGTCTGTTTTCCATAATCGATATCGAAATCGACCGGGCTCTCAGGACCGAGGTCCCCTTGTCCGGCATAATGATGGACATCGACCACTTTAAGCCGATTAACGACAATTATGGGCATCCTGTGGGTGATATGGTAATCAAGGAGATCGGCAATCTTCTCCAGGAAACCCTGCGAAAGTACGATCAAGCCGGCCGCTACGGCGGTGAGGAGTTCTTTATGGTTCTGCCGAATACCTACAAGGATCAGGCCTTTGCTATCGCTGAACGTTTTCGACTTTCTCTTATGGAGAGGAAGATTGATAGCGGAGATTTTGAACTCTCGGTAACTGCTTCATTGGGTGTTGCCCAGTACCATTCAGGAGAGAGCCGGGAAGCCTGGATTGCACGTGCGGATGCCGCCATGTACAGGGCCAAGCAGAACGGAAGAAACCTTACGAGGATTGAATAG
- a CDS encoding DUF445 family protein, with the protein MDMPSAVIYFIPPLAGAVIGYITNKIAITMLFRPYREKRFFGFRLPLTPGIIPKQRHELARSIARQVSTELFTVEAVCAQMETPGFLQGLESAIRRGGDILCPVKISSILKNPANSPLRRFSGLWKELADSPGIHSLGTALLRGLVRTYLGSERTEVPEQGGRGPAGELTAGILHRHIQENRKIEELLSPEARQAIIAGFAGVLPSLRRFLIQWLNRSATRNELHRRGVLLFRDAVDSLSGIQRLVVVAGQYHRTMEENMSYLVDRFIQNLEESLQSPETVEGLLVAAEEYLKQNLKLPLGEFLEPDKIDELAGIMDKLFSGVDPFKAESGITAAGILSLVPEDLSVGDLIGWNTGGRELLVPLVRDTVVGLLVKAVPIALEVMDIEKLVILRIDSLAIEEVESLLLLVIKKQLKWINVFGAFLGAVLGGFQVFLMYLRG; encoded by the coding sequence ATGGACATGCCGTCTGCAGTTATCTACTTCATTCCCCCTTTAGCCGGGGCTGTCATAGGCTATATTACAAATAAAATAGCCATAACCATGCTCTTTCGCCCTTACAGGGAGAAGAGGTTCTTCGGTTTTCGGCTGCCCCTTACCCCGGGAATTATCCCGAAACAGCGGCACGAACTTGCCCGCAGTATTGCCCGGCAGGTATCAACGGAACTTTTTACCGTTGAAGCAGTTTGTGCACAGATGGAAACCCCGGGCTTTCTGCAGGGTCTTGAATCGGCAATTCGCCGGGGCGGGGATATTCTGTGTCCGGTAAAAATCTCTTCCATACTAAAAAACCCGGCAAACTCTCCCCTGCGCAGGTTTTCCGGCCTGTGGAAGGAGCTTGCTGATTCTCCGGGAATCCACAGCCTGGGGACCGCCCTGCTGCGGGGGCTGGTTCGGACGTATCTTGGCTCGGAGCGAACAGAAGTCCCGGAGCAGGGCGGCCGCGGACCGGCGGGAGAGCTGACTGCCGGAATCCTGCACAGGCACATACAGGAGAACCGTAAAATCGAAGAGCTCCTCAGCCCGGAGGCCCGGCAGGCAATAATCGCAGGCTTCGCTGGGGTCTTGCCGTCATTGCGGCGCTTCCTGATTCAGTGGCTGAATCGCAGCGCCACACGGAATGAGCTGCATCGGCGGGGAGTTCTGCTCTTCAGGGATGCGGTGGACAGCCTCTCCGGTATTCAGAGGCTGGTAGTAGTGGCCGGACAGTACCACAGAACCATGGAAGAGAACATGTCCTACCTTGTGGACCGTTTTATCCAGAACCTGGAAGAAAGCCTGCAGTCTCCGGAAACCGTGGAAGGGCTGCTCGTGGCGGCGGAGGAGTATCTTAAGCAGAACCTTAAGTTACCCCTTGGCGAATTCCTGGAACCTGACAAAATAGATGAACTGGCAGGCATAATGGATAAACTCTTCAGCGGGGTGGATCCTTTCAAGGCGGAGTCCGGAATCACCGCTGCAGGCATTCTGTCTCTTGTTCCTGAGGATCTTAGCGTGGGGGATCTGATCGGCTGGAATACAGGCGGACGGGAACTCCTTGTCCCCCTGGTTCGTGATACAGTAGTCGGGCTCCTTGTAAAAGCGGTTCCCATCGCCCTTGAAGTAATGGATATAGAAAAGCTTGTAATATTACGCATCGACAGCCTTGCAATTGAAGAGGTTGAATCATTATTATTATTGGTAATAAAGAAGCAGCTGAAGTGGATCAACGTCTTTGGAGCGTTCCTGGGAGCGGTTCTTGGAGGTTTCCAGGTTTTTCTGATGTATCTGCGGGGCTGA
- a CDS encoding SH3 domain-containing protein codes for MIKFFKNTGCKKYTLFAVFSLILIFTGCAKEEKLTSIDLPPTSLLSMREKWGVIASSHLRMRNSPDSQSEVVTTFWNRRGVVLEVLSQSPDKVFIEGYEDYWYQVSYDGLIGWVFGAYVELYGSREQALRAARETR; via the coding sequence ATGATAAAATTTTTTAAAAATACGGGCTGTAAAAAATATACACTGTTTGCTGTGTTCAGTTTAATCCTCATCTTTACCGGATGTGCAAAGGAAGAAAAGCTGACAAGCATAGATCTTCCTCCCACCTCTCTCTTGTCCATGAGGGAAAAATGGGGTGTTATTGCCTCATCTCATCTGCGTATGAGAAACAGTCCTGATTCCCAGAGCGAGGTGGTTACTACCTTCTGGAACCGCCGGGGGGTAGTTTTGGAGGTCCTTTCCCAGTCTCCGGATAAAGTTTTTATTGAAGGATACGAGGACTACTGGTACCAGGTTTCCTATGACGGTTTGATCGGATGGGTCTTTGGCGCCTATGTGGAGCTATACGGCAGCAGGGAACAGGCGCTGCGGGCTGCCAGGGAAACACGGTAA
- the uvrB gene encoding excinuclease ABC subunit UvrB produces the protein MPRFRVESSYAPAGDQGEAIRKLVEGIEQGDRFQTLKGVTGSGKTFTMAKIIETIQRPTLVISHNKTLAAQLYREFKDFFPDNAVEYFVSYYDYYQPEAYVPSRDLYIEKDASINDEIDRLRLSATSSLMEREDVIIVATVSCIYGLGNPKSFHEMRLRLKVGDEADIGSISRQLISLQYERNDHILDRGNFRVRGDVLEIYPAYTEHAFRVELDWDTVARIRRIDPVGMQVLDERDHCVIYPAKHFVMPEDQVQKSLKEIREELEEQYRRFTEEGKIVEAQRLKTRTEYDLEMMEEMGYCSGIENYSRHLSDRIEGERPSVLLDYFPQGFMTMIDESHVTLPQVGAMYEGDRSRKLNLVNHGFRLPSALDNRPLIFGEFEQLLDQAIFVSATPGKEEIRRSAQVVEQIIRPTGLLDPQIEVRPTEGQIEDLFGEIKATIALGYRTLITTLTKKMAEDLTDYLANLGVRVRYLHSEVETIERVEILTQLRQGVFDVLVGINLLREGLDLPEVALIAILDADKIGFLRSSTSLIQTIGRAARNLDGRVLMYADRMSPAMETAIDETDRRRSIQEEYNRTHGITPQSVRKSIHDILVRQKEESRAAEEQALDVLKRSYNILIPREKAALIKALEHEMLEMAKNLEFEKAALIRDEIQNLKGED, from the coding sequence ATGCCGCGTTTTCGTGTAGAATCATCCTATGCCCCCGCCGGGGACCAGGGAGAAGCAATCCGCAAGCTGGTGGAAGGCATCGAACAGGGAGACCGCTTTCAGACCCTGAAAGGGGTCACAGGCTCCGGAAAAACCTTCACCATGGCCAAGATCATCGAGACGATCCAGAGGCCGACCCTGGTTATTTCCCACAACAAGACCCTGGCTGCCCAGCTTTACCGGGAGTTCAAGGACTTCTTTCCCGATAACGCCGTGGAGTACTTTGTCTCCTACTACGATTACTATCAGCCCGAGGCCTATGTTCCCTCCCGGGATCTCTATATCGAAAAGGACGCCTCCATTAACGACGAGATAGACCGTCTGAGGCTCTCAGCTACCTCCTCGCTGATGGAGCGGGAGGACGTTATAATCGTAGCCACGGTATCCTGCATTTACGGCCTGGGAAACCCAAAATCCTTCCACGAGATGCGCCTTCGGTTAAAAGTCGGCGACGAGGCGGACATCGGTTCCATCAGCCGGCAGCTGATCTCCCTGCAGTATGAACGGAATGACCATATCCTGGACCGGGGTAACTTCCGGGTCCGCGGCGACGTGCTGGAGATTTACCCAGCCTATACGGAACATGCCTTTCGGGTGGAGCTTGACTGGGACACGGTCGCCCGTATCCGGCGCATCGATCCGGTGGGAATGCAGGTCCTGGACGAGCGGGATCACTGTGTCATCTACCCGGCCAAACACTTTGTAATGCCTGAAGATCAGGTTCAGAAGTCTCTTAAGGAGATCAGGGAAGAGCTGGAGGAGCAGTATCGCAGGTTTACCGAAGAGGGCAAGATTGTCGAGGCCCAGCGTTTAAAAACACGCACCGAGTATGACCTGGAGATGATGGAAGAGATGGGTTACTGCTCAGGGATAGAGAACTACTCCCGGCACCTTTCCGACCGCATCGAGGGGGAACGGCCGTCGGTGCTGCTGGATTATTTTCCTCAAGGGTTCATGACTATGATCGACGAGAGCCACGTAACCCTGCCCCAGGTCGGCGCCATGTACGAAGGTGACCGCTCCCGCAAGCTGAACCTGGTAAACCATGGTTTCCGCCTGCCTTCCGCCCTGGATAACCGGCCCCTGATTTTTGGGGAGTTCGAGCAGCTCCTGGACCAGGCCATCTTTGTCTCTGCGACTCCGGGAAAAGAGGAGATCCGGCGCTCTGCTCAGGTGGTAGAGCAGATTATCCGGCCTACAGGGCTTCTGGATCCCCAAATTGAGGTGCGCCCTACGGAAGGACAGATTGAGGACCTCTTCGGCGAAATCAAGGCCACCATAGCCCTGGGATACCGGACGCTGATTACCACCCTTACCAAGAAGATGGCCGAGGACCTGACGGATTACCTGGCGAATCTGGGGGTGCGGGTTCGGTATCTTCACTCCGAGGTTGAGACGATTGAGCGGGTGGAGATCCTCACCCAGCTCAGACAGGGCGTATTCGATGTTCTGGTAGGTATCAACCTGCTGCGGGAAGGATTGGACCTCCCTGAGGTCGCGCTGATCGCCATTCTGGATGCTGACAAGATCGGTTTCCTGAGGAGCTCGACTTCCCTGATCCAGACCATCGGACGGGCGGCCCGTAACCTGGACGGCCGGGTATTGATGTATGCCGACAGAATGTCGCCGGCCATGGAGACTGCCATCGACGAGACAGATCGCCGGCGCAGCATTCAGGAGGAGTATAACAGGACCCACGGCATTACGCCCCAGTCTGTCAGAAAATCCATTCACGATATTCTCGTGCGCCAGAAAGAGGAGAGCCGTGCTGCGGAAGAGCAGGCTCTAGACGTGCTGAAGCGCAGTTATAATATCCTTATTCCCAGGGAGAAGGCGGCCTTGATCAAGGCCCTTGAGCATGAGATGCTGGAGATGGCCAAGAATCTCGAGTTTGAGAAGGCCGCGCTAATCCGGGATGAGATACAGAACCTAAAAGGCGAGGACTGA
- a CDS encoding trypsin-like peptidase domain-containing protein produces MKLYSRGQLIFYSLASGLIVLLLAAGLGLFGPGQDTPAEPESVSAEEEPVFRLETNPIPPENTYLTQSSGEFTDDELANIRNYENLNRGVVNITTETLTLNWFLEPVPSEGGTGSGSIIDRRGYILTNYHVVEKAYKVHINLADGSQFEGEVIGKDPENDLAVVKFDPESKDLVTVPFGDSSNLRVGQKVLAIGNPFGYDRTLTTGIVSGLGRPVRTSSNIVIRDMIQTDASINPGNSGGPLLNAHGEMIGINTMIYSPSGGSVGIGFATPVNTARRVVPDLIEYGLVRRGWIDVVPVQLDRNIVRYGKLTVEKGILVSKTVKGGAAEKAGIRGGDQTNPIRYGRSILYLGGDILVEVDGDRTETISDLLGALEDNRPGEVIDVVAYRGRQKRSFQVELSERPEELYWN; encoded by the coding sequence ATGAAGCTCTACAGCCGAGGACAGCTTATTTTCTATTCCCTGGCCAGCGGGCTTATTGTCCTGCTTTTAGCTGCAGGCCTGGGGCTGTTCGGCCCGGGACAGGATACTCCCGCTGAACCGGAAAGCGTCTCTGCAGAGGAGGAACCGGTTTTCCGCCTGGAGACCAACCCCATTCCCCCGGAGAATACTTATCTGACCCAGAGTTCCGGAGAGTTTACCGACGATGAACTGGCCAACATCCGCAACTACGAAAACCTGAATCGCGGAGTAGTTAACATTACCACCGAGACCCTTACTCTTAACTGGTTCCTGGAACCTGTACCTTCGGAAGGGGGGACCGGATCGGGTTCGATTATCGACCGGCGGGGATATATTCTCACCAACTATCACGTGGTGGAAAAGGCCTACAAGGTACATATCAATCTCGCCGACGGCAGCCAGTTCGAGGGGGAGGTTATCGGCAAGGACCCCGAGAATGATCTGGCGGTGGTAAAGTTCGATCCCGAAAGCAAAGACCTTGTCACGGTTCCTTTTGGTGATTCATCCAATCTGAGGGTCGGTCAGAAGGTACTGGCTATTGGAAATCCTTTTGGGTATGATCGAACCCTGACTACGGGAATTGTTTCCGGGCTGGGGCGGCCGGTGCGTACCTCGTCCAACATTGTTATCCGCGATATGATCCAGACCGACGCAAGCATCAATCCGGGGAACTCCGGCGGGCCCCTCCTGAACGCCCATGGAGAGATGATCGGCATTAATACCATGATATACAGTCCTTCCGGCGGGTCCGTGGGAATCGGTTTTGCCACACCGGTAAATACCGCGCGGCGGGTCGTTCCCGACCTTATTGAGTACGGTCTGGTGCGCCGGGGATGGATCGATGTTGTACCCGTGCAGCTGGACAGAAATATTGTCCGGTACGGAAAACTCACGGTGGAAAAGGGTATTCTTGTCTCCAAGACCGTAAAGGGCGGTGCCGCCGAGAAGGCAGGAATCCGCGGAGGCGACCAGACCAATCCGATCCGCTACGGACGTTCGATCCTCTACCTGGGAGGGGATATTCTGGTTGAGGTGGATGGTGACAGAACCGAGACGATTTCCGATCTTCTTGGTGCCCTGGAGGACAATCGCCCGGGAGAGGTGATTGATGTAGTCGCATACCGGGGCCGGCAGAAGCGGAGTTTCCAGGTGGAACTCTCCGAGCGCCCCGAAGAACTGTACTGGAATTAA
- a CDS encoding YifB family Mg chelatase-like AAA ATPase yields MTIYSYASFGYEGELVTVEVDLRPALPGIEIVGLPDSAIREAKERIRVAIRNSGFEYPSKRILINLYPAGVPKAGASFDLPIALGILAACGIPEDPPERILAMGELQLSGRIRAVDGVIAALHESEMLGNLPRLVPGENSPEAAASGLKNIYPVTDLTAAVELLQDPGAGKSAEAEEGSLSKRESDAGPDYGDMAGCPELLRALQIAAVGGHHTMLFGPPGSGKSMAAVRFPSILPSLFHREALEVTRIYSVAGKLPRRSGLIKTPPFRKPHHSASREGLIGGGPFLQPGEVSLAHNGVLLLDEAAEFQSGVLQALREPVEQRRVDLVRAQRRAFFPASFQLLLTLNPCPCGNLGKEDAVCLCTDREISRYWKTLGGALLDRIDIRIPLQPAGPEALLHGERKSSDLLREQVSRGRTTGRKLRGVDRLNSELEGRELVNAAALDPDTQRVLLEETHREGFSNRAVHGVLKVARSIADLEGSGRVLGTHIVEAVGLRGVGENLFYSGLRVPAR; encoded by the coding sequence ATGACTATCTACAGCTATGCCTCTTTCGGATATGAGGGAGAACTGGTCACCGTGGAGGTTGATCTGCGTCCTGCTCTGCCGGGGATCGAGATTGTGGGGCTGCCGGACAGCGCTATTCGTGAGGCCAAGGAGCGTATTCGGGTGGCCATCCGCAACTCGGGCTTCGAGTATCCGAGCAAGCGGATCCTCATTAATCTCTATCCGGCAGGGGTACCCAAGGCCGGAGCATCCTTTGATCTGCCCATTGCCCTGGGGATTCTTGCCGCCTGCGGTATTCCGGAGGATCCTCCCGAACGTATCCTGGCCATGGGGGAGCTGCAGCTTTCAGGGCGAATACGGGCGGTGGACGGGGTGATCGCGGCTTTGCATGAGTCGGAGATGCTGGGGAATCTCCCCAGGCTCGTCCCAGGAGAGAACAGCCCGGAAGCCGCTGCCTCGGGACTAAAGAACATTTACCCGGTGACGGATCTGACCGCGGCGGTGGAATTATTGCAGGACCCCGGCGCCGGCAAGTCCGCAGAGGCAGAAGAAGGCAGCCTGAGCAAAAGGGAATCTGACGCCGGCCCCGACTACGGAGATATGGCCGGCTGCCCCGAGTTGCTGCGTGCACTGCAGATCGCCGCAGTGGGGGGGCACCATACGATGCTTTTTGGACCTCCCGGTTCAGGTAAATCCATGGCGGCGGTCCGCTTTCCGTCGATCCTGCCGTCCCTGTTCCATCGGGAGGCACTCGAGGTAACCCGTATTTATTCGGTGGCGGGAAAACTGCCCCGGCGGTCCGGGCTTATAAAAACCCCGCCTTTCCGCAAACCCCACCACAGTGCCAGCAGGGAAGGTCTCATTGGCGGCGGACCTTTTCTGCAGCCGGGGGAGGTGTCCCTGGCCCACAACGGGGTCCTGCTGCTGGATGAAGCAGCGGAGTTTCAGTCCGGGGTGCTGCAGGCTCTGCGGGAACCGGTGGAGCAGCGGCGGGTTGATCTTGTCCGGGCCCAGCGGAGGGCATTCTTTCCTGCCAGCTTTCAGCTGCTCCTTACCCTGAATCCCTGTCCCTGCGGAAACCTGGGCAAAGAGGACGCGGTCTGTCTCTGCACAGATCGGGAGATCTCCCGCTACTGGAAGACCCTGGGGGGCGCTCTGCTGGACAGAATCGATATTCGCATTCCTCTGCAGCCTGCGGGCCCGGAGGCCCTGTTGCATGGAGAGAGGAAATCCTCAGACCTGCTGCGGGAACAGGTCAGCCGGGGGCGAACAACTGGACGTAAGCTTCGGGGTGTGGATCGTCTTAACTCAGAACTTGAGGGCCGTGAACTGGTAAATGCAGCGGCCCTGGACCCGGACACCCAGCGGGTGCTGCTGGAAGAGACTCATCGGGAAGGATTCTCCAACCGGGCGGTCCATGGTGTGCTCAAGGTAGCGAGGAGTATCGCAGATCTTGAAGGGTCGGGAAGGGTCCTGGGCACACATATTGTGGAAGCTGTGGGACTGAGAGGAGTGGGAGAAAACCTGTTCTATTCCGGGCTTCGCGTCCCAGCCCGCTGA
- the rnhA gene encoding ribonuclease HI: MTQNTEIHIYTDGGCWGNPGPGGWAYCILLDGDTLEKNGGDGATTNNRMELTAVIEALTEVRGRQEWHLRPVAVHTDSQYVKNGITSWIETWSRNGWKTAAKKPVKNQDLWVPLKKLRDSLNIRWQWVKGHAGNEHNERCDALVQEAVASVQAAKKSDPI, translated from the coding sequence ATGACACAGAACACAGAAATCCATATTTATACCGACGGCGGCTGCTGGGGGAATCCTGGACCCGGGGGATGGGCCTACTGCATTCTCTTGGACGGGGATACCCTGGAGAAGAACGGCGGCGACGGGGCCACCACTAACAACCGCATGGAACTGACGGCGGTAATCGAGGCGCTTACGGAGGTCCGGGGGCGGCAGGAGTGGCACCTAAGACCGGTAGCAGTCCACACGGACAGCCAGTATGTGAAAAACGGTATTACCAGCTGGATCGAGACCTGGTCCCGCAACGGCTGGAAAACAGCAGCCAAAAAGCCCGTCAAAAACCAGGACCTCTGGGTTCCCTTAAAGAAGCTGCGTGACTCCCTGAATATCCGCTGGCAGTGGGTCAAGGGTCACGCGGGTAACGAGCATAACGAGCGCTGTGATGCGCTGGTCCAGGAGGCTGTTGCCTCCGTACAGGCAGCAAAAAAGTCGGATCCCATCTGA
- a CDS encoding PAS domain S-box protein → MFGIEGDKALRQVEQTVKGTTTRKIYSFFTEVDDLEQHLWVEGVPLSKSEALFFTGPLSSITRRGVNHDADEAQSFGSLVPMAMSSPQGTVLQANRAFLDLWGFSFESEVVGRKTSEFWFDANKAYVALKSTVNRGKWVGDLTGVKKDDSRFHVEVSVSLVRNSEGKALCVVASFLDRSIESESIQSLIFHNRLLESVQEAVIATDLVGTILYWGSGAQKLYGYSREEVLGKFVGYIVSPDDQESLYKRLSTAYTTGLWQGRCMKIRKDGSFFWADTTVSLVHDEDGKPSGFVGTERDVSTEVSYQESLENTLEELEIIHATEQSILSEKESDAVAQVALKRIVNTVGCDRATITLVNTGGRSARLIAEYPEDPETGMPWTAEIPMSAFGPEPLNIKNGVNIVENISRIYHKDPIHTHLIQIGIYSYVNIQLTTGDDVIGFINLGFREPGKIPGQAVTFTRALAPTIALVLQKVTDAEREHQNAVRIRKLRQRAEFSAAMERTRISRMLHDYLGQDLTLAGLDLALLRRLIKSARADNDIEAVIDKLEQRLSQIGARTREVLLELHDRTIPEQSIFDSLQEYCTNLKQSTGIKIHFRKHKEERFPLGTEQQTEIESAAVEAINNAVKHSMATSLVVSVHSTKKLLEITIQDDGIGFQPCGDHKESRPAGWGIQFIREHLEAIGGSATLFSRLGSGTHWILQIGR, encoded by the coding sequence ATGTTCGGTATAGAAGGCGACAAGGCTTTACGCCAAGTGGAACAGACAGTTAAGGGCACAACAACCCGCAAAATCTATAGCTTTTTTACAGAGGTCGATGATCTTGAACAACACTTATGGGTTGAAGGAGTTCCTTTGTCAAAGAGCGAAGCTCTCTTTTTTACAGGACCTCTCTCCTCCATAACCAGGAGGGGTGTAAACCATGATGCCGATGAAGCCCAATCTTTCGGGTCCCTTGTACCGATGGCGATGTCATCCCCCCAGGGGACGGTGCTTCAGGCAAACCGGGCCTTTCTTGACCTGTGGGGTTTTTCCTTCGAATCCGAGGTAGTCGGCAGAAAAACTTCGGAATTCTGGTTCGACGCAAATAAAGCGTATGTTGCATTAAAAAGTACGGTAAACCGCGGCAAATGGGTCGGTGATCTGACGGGAGTAAAGAAAGACGACAGCAGGTTCCATGTGGAAGTATCGGTATCCCTTGTTCGCAATTCCGAGGGAAAGGCCCTCTGCGTTGTTGCCTCCTTTCTGGACCGCTCCATTGAATCAGAGTCCATTCAGTCCCTCATCTTCCATAACCGGCTCCTGGAGTCAGTGCAGGAAGCAGTGATAGCCACTGACCTGGTCGGGACTATCCTCTATTGGGGCAGCGGGGCACAAAAACTGTACGGATATTCCCGGGAAGAGGTCCTTGGGAAATTCGTCGGATACATTGTATCACCGGATGATCAAGAAAGTCTTTATAAACGACTCAGCACCGCCTATACTACCGGCCTCTGGCAGGGCCGCTGCATGAAAATCAGAAAAGACGGGTCTTTTTTCTGGGCCGATACAACCGTCTCCCTGGTTCATGATGAAGACGGCAAACCATCCGGTTTTGTTGGAACAGAACGGGACGTAAGCACTGAGGTCTCGTATCAGGAGTCTCTGGAAAATACTCTGGAAGAACTGGAGATTATCCACGCTACCGAGCAGTCCATTTTATCAGAAAAAGAGAGTGACGCCGTTGCCCAGGTAGCCCTGAAGAGAATAGTAAACACAGTGGGATGCGACAGGGCTACAATTACTCTAGTAAATACCGGCGGCCGGAGTGCCCGACTTATAGCAGAGTATCCAGAGGACCCCGAAACAGGCATGCCCTGGACGGCGGAAATTCCTATGTCCGCCTTTGGTCCGGAACCACTGAATATAAAGAACGGGGTAAATATTGTTGAGAATATATCCAGAATTTACCATAAAGACCCCATCCACACCCACCTTATACAAATAGGCATCTATTCCTATGTTAATATACAGCTTACTACAGGGGATGATGTAATCGGTTTTATTAATCTTGGATTCAGAGAACCCGGCAAGATACCAGGACAAGCAGTGACCTTTACGCGGGCTCTGGCACCTACCATCGCCCTTGTACTGCAAAAAGTTACAGATGCGGAGCGGGAACATCAAAACGCAGTACGGATACGAAAACTCCGGCAGCGGGCGGAATTCTCTGCCGCCATGGAAAGGACCCGCATCAGCCGTATGCTCCACGACTATCTGGGACAGGACTTAACACTTGCCGGTCTTGACCTGGCTTTACTTCGCCGATTAATAAAAAGTGCGCGTGCAGATAATGACATTGAAGCTGTAATTGATAAGCTGGAACAGCGTTTGAGTCAGATTGGAGCGCGGACCCGGGAGGTCCTGCTGGAGCTCCATGACAGGACAATACCAGAACAATCCATATTCGACAGTCTGCAGGAGTATTGTACAAATCTGAAACAGAGTACAGGGATAAAGATACACTTCAGGAAACATAAAGAGGAGCGTTTTCCTCTAGGAACGGAGCAGCAAACGGAGATAGAATCCGCGGCGGTGGAGGCTATTAATAACGCGGTCAAGCATTCCATGGCAACAAGCCTCGTGGTATCTGTCCATTCTACCAAGAAATTGCTGGAAATTACAATCCAGGACGACGGTATCGGATTCCAGCCTTGTGGCGATCATAAAGAGTCCAGACCCGCGGGATGGGGAATTCAGTTTATCCGTGAACATCTCGAAGCAATCGGAGGAAGCGCCACACTCTTCTCCCGCCTTGGCAGTGGAACACACTGGATACTACAGATCGGAAGATGA
- a CDS encoding response regulator transcription factor, giving the protein MKQKKTQHTVFLADDHTLVREGLKLLIESDPAFTVTGECSNGPDTIRLCRELVPDIAIIDIAMPGISGLDVVDEIMRSPGSTRIVMISFQALPEQIIRARRSGATGFVLKDATGRELLSAMHAVIGGKTFFSQGVASCILQQLMESNKSPSCGCTDSPSLTALSLRERQVLQMLAEGKKNSLIAELLHLSIKTVETYRSRIMQKPGLHSLAELVRFAVQNGLVDSQG; this is encoded by the coding sequence ATGAAGCAGAAGAAAACCCAGCACACCGTTTTTCTGGCGGATGACCATACCCTTGTAAGGGAGGGACTTAAGCTGCTGATTGAGTCGGATCCCGCGTTTACCGTAACAGGGGAATGCTCCAATGGTCCTGACACTATACGGCTCTGCAGGGAACTTGTTCCTGACATAGCTATTATTGACATTGCCATGCCCGGCATTTCGGGGCTTGATGTGGTAGACGAAATAATGCGCTCCCCCGGTTCAACAAGGATTGTAATGATCTCCTTTCAGGCCCTGCCGGAACAGATTATCCGGGCCAGGCGAAGCGGGGCTACGGGTTTCGTGCTTAAAGATGCTACCGGGCGGGAGCTTCTGAGCGCCATGCACGCGGTAATCGGGGGAAAAACCTTTTTTTCCCAGGGAGTCGCCTCCTGTATTCTGCAGCAACTCATGGAATCCAATAAATCCCCATCATGCGGTTGTACCGACAGCCCATCCCTTACAGCTCTCAGTCTGCGGGAGCGGCAGGTGCTTCAGATGCTGGCGGAGGGAAAAAAGAACAGCCTTATCGCAGAGCTCCTGCATTTATCCATTAAAACCGTGGAAACCTACCGCAGCCGTATTATGCAAAAGCCGGGCCTTCACAGTCTCGCAGAGCTGGTACGTTTTGCCGTACAGAACGGTCTGGTTGATTCTCAGGGATAA